A stretch of DNA from Gymnodinialimonas sp. 57CJ19:
CCGACGATCAGAAAGAAAAAATTCTGGTGCAAATTCCAGCCGGTCGCATGGGCTCTGCCGACGAAATCGCGGCCTCGGCCCTGTTCCTTGCAAGCGCAGAAGCGGGCTATTTGACCGGCACGACGATGCATGTAAATGGCGGCATGGCGATGATTTAGATGGTATGCTAGGGCACTTGACCTTACGTTAGAAAGGCATGCTCAAGGCATTGCCATGGCCGCAACATATGCTATAGGCGGCGCAGATTTCACCGGAGGACTTGTTCACCCGGTTGGCCTTTCCCACCTAATCCGGGTGGTGCGGGCATCCTGAGAGGCCGCAACGGCAGCACTGAAACAGGGGCGCACAAAACCGTGCATTTGCCCTGACACAAGATGAGGAACGTAACATGAGCGACATCGCAAGCCGCGTGAAAAAGATCGTTGTTGAGCACCTGAGCGTGGACGAAGATAAAGTTGTTGAGGGCGCGTCCTTCATCGACGATCTGGGCGCAGATTCGCTCGACACGGTCGAGCTGGTCATGGCTTTTGAAGAAGAATTCGGGATCGAGATCCCTGACGACGCGGCCGAAACGATCCAGACGTTCGGCGACGCGACGAAGTTCATCAGCGAAGCAACTGCCTGATTGCGCAGTGTTTCTTGCGCGACAGCGCATGCGATTTTACGGCGTTCGGAGCGATCCGGGCGCCGTTTTACGTTGGACGGGGAAGACGCTGGTCAACGATTTTGCGATGCAAAAACGTTCACATCGCCCCTCCCGCCGTCCCACAGAGGCTATCTTGGAGTGTTTCCGCCGAGGCTGGCCCGAAGGGATTGCGCCTTGGGGGGCGTTTCCGGTAATTGAACAGGCAAAGACAAACATAGGGGTTTGGGCATGCGGCGAGTGGTTGTAACGGGTCTGGGGCTGGTAACGCCTTTGGCATCGGGCGTAGAGGAAACGTGGAGCCGTCTTTTGGCGGGGCAATCGGGCGCGGGTCCGATCACACGGTTTGATCCTGAAGGCTACGGCACGACTTACGCTTGCGAAGTCCCGCGCGGCGACGGCACTAACGGCACATTCAACCCAGACGAGTGGATGGAGCCGAAAGAGCAGCGCAAGGTTGACGATTTCATCCTTTACGGCATGGCTGCCGCCGTTCAGGCTGTGGAAGACGCCGGTTGGAAACCCACTGACAAGGAAAGCCTGGAGCGCACCGGCTGTTTGATGGGGGCGGGCATCGGCGGGCTTTCGTCGATCGCGGACACGTCGATCATTTTGAACGAGCGTGGTCCTCGCCGGGTCTCGCCATTCTTCGTGCCCGGCGCGTTGATTAACCTGATCTCGGGCCAAGTCTCGATCCGCTACGGCTTCAAGGGCCCGAACCACTCGGTGGTGACGGCCTGCTCTACGGGCGCCCACGCCATTGGCGATGCGGCCCGTCTGATTGCCTTTGACGACGCCGATGTGATGGTCGCAGGCGGCGCGGAAAGCCCGATCTGCAAGATCGGTATCGCCGGGTTCAACGCCTGCAAGGCGCTGTCCACCAAGCGTGCCGATGAGCCGGAAAAAGCCTCGCGCCCGTGGGATTCCGACAGTGATGGCTTCGTCATGGGCGAAGGCGCGGGCATGGTTGTGCTGGAGGAATACGAGCACGCCAAAGCACGTGGCGCGAAGATCTACGCCGAAATCCTGGGCTACGGCCTGAGCGGCGACGCCCACCACATCACCGCTCCGCCCCCTGACCATGAAGGCGCAGAGCGCGCCATGCGTGCGGCGCTGAAACGCGCCAAGCTGGAGCCGTCGGCGGTTGATTACGTGAACGCCCATGGCACCTCGACCATGGCGGACACGATCGAGTTGGGCGCGGTAGAGCGTCTGATGGGCGATCACGCAAAGAATCTGCGGATGTCTTCGACCAAGTCCATGACGGGGCACCTTTTGGGGGCTGCGGGCGCGATTGAGGCGATCTTCGGCATCCTCGCGATCCGCGATAACGTGGCACCGCCCACGATGAACCTCGACGATCCAGCGGCGGAGACAGAGATCAACCTGTGCGCCAACGAGAAGCAGGAAGGCGAGATCAACATCGTGCAGTCGAACTCTTTCGGGTTTGGCGGCACCAACGCTTGCCTGATCATGGGCCGGGTGTAACCGACCATGTGGAAGCACATTGCCGCCAACGGCATTTCATTCCTGATCGTGGCCCTGATCGCAGCGGCTGCGGCTTTGGGCTGGGGACAGCGGCAATGGACCGGTGAGGGCCCGCTGGCGCAAGCCGCGTTCTTTGAAGTGGAGCAGGGCGATACGCTGTCTCGAGTCTCGGAACGGTTGGAAGCGGCGGGCGCGATCCGATCTGCAACGGTGTTCCGCGTCGGCGTCCGTGCGGCGGACCGGGCGGGCGACCTGCGGTTTGGTAACTATGAAATCCCCGCCGGCGCGAACATGGCGCAGGTGTTGGAGATCGTCACGGCGGGCGGGCCTTCGTCGTTCCGCTACCGGGCCACTTACGTCTTGCGCAACTCGGGCACCGGGCAACTGCGCCTGAGCGAACGCAATCCGTCGACAGGCGAGGTCGAGGAAATCGCGCGTTTTGCTTATGAAGATGGCGTTCCCGTGGAATATGCCACGCTGGTGGATGAGGGCACGCCGATGCTCTACCGCCTTGTTATTCCAGAAGGTTTGACAAGCTGGCAGGTGGTGCAGGGCTTGATGGCGGCGGATTTCCTTGAAGGTGAAATCGTCGATATCCCCGCCGAGGGGATGCTGGCACCCACCACGATTGAGGTGAGCCGGGGCGAAAACCGTCTGGAACTGCTGGCGGAAATGCAGGCCAGCCAGGAACGGATCTTGGCAGAGGCCTGGGCGAACCGTGCCGACGACATTCCGATCAGCACGCCCGAAGAGGCGCTGATTCTGGCCTCGATCATCGAGAAAGAGACCAGCGTCCCCGACGAGCGGGGCCGGGTGGCCAGCGTGTTTACCAACCGTCTGAACCAAGGAATGCGCCTGCAAACGGACCCTACGGTGATCTATGGCGTCACCAATGGTCGCGGCATTCTGGGGCGCGGCTTGCGTCAGTCTGAGCTGCGTGCAGAAACACCGTGGAACACCTATGTCATCAACGGTCTGCCCCCTACGCCGATTGCCAACCCCGGACAGGCGGCGATTGAAGCGGCGGTAAACCCCGACAGCACCGACTTCATCTTCTTCGTTGCCGATGGCACGGGGGGGCACGCCTTTGCCGTTACGTTGGACGAGCATAACGCCAACGTCGCCCGCTGGCGCGCGATTGAGGCTGAGCGTAACGACAACTGACCCGGCATTGAGGGGAGAGGGCGGAATCGGCCCTCTCCCCCGCCGGATTTTCCTCAT
This window harbors:
- the fabF gene encoding beta-ketoacyl-ACP synthase II produces the protein MRRVVVTGLGLVTPLASGVEETWSRLLAGQSGAGPITRFDPEGYGTTYACEVPRGDGTNGTFNPDEWMEPKEQRKVDDFILYGMAAAVQAVEDAGWKPTDKESLERTGCLMGAGIGGLSSIADTSIILNERGPRRVSPFFVPGALINLISGQVSIRYGFKGPNHSVVTACSTGAHAIGDAARLIAFDDADVMVAGGAESPICKIGIAGFNACKALSTKRADEPEKASRPWDSDSDGFVMGEGAGMVVLEEYEHAKARGAKIYAEILGYGLSGDAHHITAPPPDHEGAERAMRAALKRAKLEPSAVDYVNAHGTSTMADTIELGAVERLMGDHAKNLRMSSTKSMTGHLLGAAGAIEAIFGILAIRDNVAPPTMNLDDPAAETEINLCANEKQEGEINIVQSNSFGFGGTNACLIMGRV
- the mltG gene encoding endolytic transglycosylase MltG; amino-acid sequence: MWKHIAANGISFLIVALIAAAAALGWGQRQWTGEGPLAQAAFFEVEQGDTLSRVSERLEAAGAIRSATVFRVGVRAADRAGDLRFGNYEIPAGANMAQVLEIVTAGGPSSFRYRATYVLRNSGTGQLRLSERNPSTGEVEEIARFAYEDGVPVEYATLVDEGTPMLYRLVIPEGLTSWQVVQGLMAADFLEGEIVDIPAEGMLAPTTIEVSRGENRLELLAEMQASQERILAEAWANRADDIPISTPEEALILASIIEKETSVPDERGRVASVFTNRLNQGMRLQTDPTVIYGVTNGRGILGRGLRQSELRAETPWNTYVINGLPPTPIANPGQAAIEAAVNPDSTDFIFFVADGTGGHAFAVTLDEHNANVARWRAIEAERNDN
- a CDS encoding acyl carrier protein; translation: MSDIASRVKKIVVEHLSVDEDKVVEGASFIDDLGADSLDTVELVMAFEEEFGIEIPDDAAETIQTFGDATKFISEATA